In Gemmatimonadales bacterium, the DNA window TCAGCCAGTGCCGTCAGGATGTTGCACGCGGCAAAGAAGGCCTCGACGTAGTTGGGGAGCGTCGCCGTCCACAGTTGAGCGACGAGCGTTTCGAACACCGCCGCGACGGCATACCCGATCAATCCGGCAGCGACCAGGAAGCCGGGATCGGAGAAGAGGTCGCCGCGGCCGAGCAGCGTACGACGGAACACCGTCACGACCGCCGCGATCAGGATCACGAGAGCGTGGAGCGGAGCCGCGTATGTCGTCATTGCGTTGAGCGGCTCCCCGGTGACCAGCAGGACGATCGATGTCAGCACGTACGCAACGCTCGCCACCCTGAACGCCACGACGCGGCGCTGTTCGCTCTGAAAGCGTGCCAGTGCTTCGAGCGCGAGGACGACACTCGCGGCATACCAGACGCGTCCCGAAGGTTGCGTGTTCTGTCCATGGTACGAGAGGAAGAGGACGACAGCGTCGCTGACCGTTGCGGCGCCGAACCACAGCGTCGCTGCTCGCTGCCCCGGTCCCAGCCGCCTCCATCGGATGCTTCCGATCAGAAAGCCGATGAATTCGACGGCCGAACTTCCATCTGCAACCAGCCACAGGAACTCCCGGGTGGTCATCAGGGGGGGCTGTTCAAGATGCTCGGCGCCCCGCAGGTGGGCGGGCAGGGAAACGGAAACTGTTCGGTGCCGCCGCCCGCCTGAGTCGCTCCTCCGGGCGCAGACGCGACCATGTCATTGCCCATGGCGTCGGTACCGACGAGTACAAGTGTCCACAGGCTCGGATTCCCGTTCATTGCCGCGGGTTCCATCCCCATATAGATGCGGATCCCTTCGCACCCAGCTTGGCCGAGCAGATTGTCGAAGGCAACGCGGTGGAACATCGCGCCGTTGAAACTTCCCGGCGGCGCATTCTGCCGCCAGCGGGCCGTAAGCACAGCTGCATCTGCCGGAGGAATGAAATGCGGGTCGCTCTGCACAGGGGGCTCCCGGGTATGATACCAAGTGATCAGATGGTATCAGACGCCAAGTCCCAAGGCAACTAGGTGAACACCTAGGATCGCGGGCACCGGTGTCCTGCTCCGTTCCGCCCGCATGCGGCTTGAGCGCTACTCTCCCCTCAGCGCGACTAGTGGATCGACCGCCGCCGCTCGGCGCGCCGGGACGGCGCTCGCAGCGACAGCTACGCAGAGGAGAAGCACGCTGGCGCCGACGATGAAGAACGCGCTCTCGCCGGCAAGTCCGTAGAGTTCCGCGCCAATCGCTCGACTGCCGCCAACGGCGAGCGGTGCGCCGACGATGACGCCGGCCAGCACCAGCATCACCGCCTCCCGCAGTACCATCCAGACGACCTCCCCTCCCGCTGCGCCGAGCGCCATCCGTACGCCGATCTCCCGGACGCGCCGTGCCACGCGGTATGACACGACGCCGTACAGGCCGATTGCGGCGAGTATCAGCGCCACGGCCCCGAAGAGCGCCGCCAGTACCGCGGTCGACGTCTCGCGGCCGAGCGCGTCGTTCATCGTTGCTTCCATCGTCTCGGGCTGATCGACGCGAAGATCGGGAGTCTCGGCCAGCACGGCGCTGCGGAGTTCCGCCGGTACGCCGCGGTCGTCGGAGGCCGTCCGCACCGTGATGTCGAGCTTCGGAATCTGCCCCAGCTGCGGGATCTGGCCGAACTGGGCGAGCGGCACATAGATCATCGCCTCTGCTGGTTGGCGCAGGTTGAGATAGCGCGCATCACCGACCACGCCGACGATCTCCCTGAGAATGGTGTCGGTCCCGCCCACCGATCGGACGATCGCGCCGATCGGATTGCGTGCGCGGAGGTAACGATGGACAAATGCCTCGTTGACGACTGCTACCTGCTGGCCCGCGCCCTGATCGTTCGCCGAGAAATCGCGTCCGGCGCGAAGCGGAATGCCCAGGGTGCTGAAGAATCCGGGAGTCACCGGGTTGATCCACCCCGCCATGCTTTCACCGGGCGTCGGGGCATACCCTTCGACGTCGATCGCGCCGCCGATCCGGCGGCCGCCGTACACGGGGACCAGCGCCGAGATCGCCTCCGATCGCACGCCGGGAACCAGCGCTGCGCGCGCCAGGAGTCGATCGGCCTGGGCGATCAGTCCCGAGCTCTCGTACGGAGTGCCGCGGGCGTCGAGGTTGGCGCTCACGCTGCGTGTCGTGGCGAATCCTCCGCTCACGTTGCGCAGGTTGCGAAGCGTCGCGACGAAGAGTCCGGCGCCGTTGAGCAGGACCAGCGCGATGACGATCTGTGCGACGACCAGGCTGCGATCGAGCCATCCGGCGCGACGGGCGCGAGAAAGCTGACTTCCCTCCTTGAGCGGTGCGATGAGGTCGGTGCGCGTTGCGCGCCAGGCCGGCACCACACCGAACAGCAATACCGATGCAACGGAGATCGCTGCGGTAAACCCGAGCAATTGTCCGTTGATGTGCAGTCCGAAGCGCGAAACGATCGGCGAGAACTCCTGCGGAAGACGATGGGCAATCAGTTTGAGCGCCCAGTCGGCGAGCACGAGGCCTGCGAGTGTGCCGATGATCGCGAGCAGCGCGCTCTCGACCAGCATCTGCGTGACGAGGCGGCGGCGCGATGCTCCCAGCGAGAGGCGGACGGCGACATCCCGTTCCCGCGCCATGCCGCGTGCCAGAAGCAAGGTACCGAGATTGGCGCAGGCAGCGAGGAGCACGATCGCGGCCCCGCCCATCAATTCGATGAGGACGCGGCCGAAGAGGGCGGGGATGTCGAACTTCGACGATGGAATGCCGTGCGCGATGCTCAGCAGTGTGAGTCCGTGACCGGGGGCGGGCCGGCGACCGGCGATGCGGCCGATGACCTGCAACGACTCCGAGTTCGCGCCGCTCGTCTCGACCGGATCGCCACCGACCAGGGCGAGCGCGCTCATCGGCACTGCCGCCTGGAAGACTTCCGGACTCGACAGCCCCTGATACGACTCCGGTACGATGCCGATGACGGTGAACGCATTGCCATGCATGGTGATCGTGCCGCCGATCGCGGCGGGGGCACGATTGAACAGCGCAGCCCACACCTTGTCGGAGATCACCACCACTGCGGCGCGACGGTTTTCGTCGTCGGGGGTGATCAAGCGTCCGTGCAGCGGTGACACGCCGACCGTCGAGAAGAAGGTGCCGTCGACCGCATCGATGTCGAGGTAGTCGCGGTTCTCTCCCACCACGACCGGAACACTGCCAGTTCCGGCGCGTGCGCCGATGCCGGTGAATCCGGCGCTCTGCCGGAGCGATCGGTACTCGTCGTACGAAAAGAGGTCGTTCGGGATGTCGGGACCGACGTGCTGGATCTCCACCAATTGCTCCGGATGCGACACCGGAAGCGGTTGCAGCAGCAGTGAGTAGAGCAGTCCGAAAATCGCCGAGTTGGCGCCGATCCCGATGGCGAGCGACAGGACGGCGACGAGCGTGAAGCCAGGCGAGCGGCGGAGATCGCGCCAGCCGTAGCGCAGGTCCTGCGCCAGCGGATCGAGCCAGCGGAGCGGGGTCATCCTGCGAGTCTCCTCCATGTAATAGGCCGGGCTCCCGAAATGGGCGCGTGCGCGCGCGCCAGGATCGTCGTCGGTGCCGGTGAGTTCCTGTTCCTGCAAGCCGACATGATGACGGAACTCGTGATCCATCTCACGGTCGAACTCGTGCCGCCGGAGGAGCGGACGGAGGCGGTGGCGGAGCGCGTCGAGGAGGGACATCGGGGACGTTCAGGCGCGCCCGAGGACGCGCGAAATCGCCAGCGCGAGGTCATCGAACGCAGAGATCTTCTGACCGAGGCGTTTCCGCCCGGATGCGGTGATGGTGTAGTACCGGGCGTCGCGACCGGTCGGCGAGGTTCCCCACGCCGACTTGACCCATCCCTTTCGTTGCAGGCGCTCGAGGGCCGGGTACAGCGACCCCTGCTCGACGCGGAGCAGCTCCTCCGAGCAGCGTTCGATGTGCCGGGCGATGGCGTACCCATGCATCCGCCCGAGCGTCAGCGTCTGGAGGATGAGGAGGTCCATCGTGCCGGCAAGGAGTTCGTTCCGGGAAGTCGGGCGAGGAGGCATGACAGATAGCATGACTACCTATCAATAGGAAGTCAAGCTACCTGTCTGCGGCACGGCCAGTGGACGTGCGTGGTACTACCGCATCAATCGGCTGGCGAAATAGGTGTACTCCAGCGCGTTGGTGTGCGCCTCCTCCTTGAGGTTCGCACCAGATCCATGCCCGCCTTCGGTCACTTCGTAGAAGAAGTACGGGTCGCCGAACGAGGCCATCTTCGCCGCGAACTTGCGGGCGTGCTGCGGCCCGACGCGATCGTCCTTGGTCGTGGTCCAGATCAGCGGCGTCGGATACTTCACGCCCCGGCGAAGATTCTGGTACGGTGAGATCGACGCCAGGAAGGCGCGCTGCACCGGATTCGACACGCTGCCATATTCGCCGACCCACGACTCCCCCGCGTCGATCTGCTCGAATCGCAGCATGTCGAGGAGCGGGATCTGGATGTCGACGGCGCCCCAGAGATCGGGGTGCTCGGTGAACTCGACTCCCATCAGCAATCCGCCATTCGATCCCCCCATGATGCCGAGGTGCGGCGTGCTGGTGATCTGGCGGGCGATGAGATCGCGCCCCACCGCCGCGAAATCGTCGTAGATCACCTCACGATGGGTTGTGAGCCCCGCTTCGTGCCACGCCGGGCCGAATTCGCCGCCGCCGCGGATATTCGCAAGCACGAAGACCCCGCCGTGTTCGAGCCACAACTTCCCGATCCCCGCCGAGTAGTATGGTGTCATCGAGATTTCGAAGCCGCCGTACGCGTTGAGGACCGTCGGGTTCGTTCCGTCGAGCTTCATCCCCTTCGGATGCACCACGAAGTACGGCACCTTGGTCCCGTCCTTCGAGGTCGCCTCGAACTGATCGACGGTGTCGTGCGATGCGTCGAAGCGCGCCGGCGAAGTCTTGAGCGACGATGCGGTGCCGCGCGCTGCATTGACTTCCCAGACACTTGTCGGCGTGAGGAACCCGGTGACGCCGACGAACGCGTTGTCGCTCCGGACGTCGGCACTGCCGATATCGGTGGCGAGATTGTCGGGGAAGGGGAGCCGCTGCCGGGTCCACTTCCCAGCTGCGTGCGTGAATGCAAAGACGCGTCCGCGAACATTCTGGTAGATCGCTGCGATCAAATGATGCTTCGTCGCGGTGACGCCGTTCACCGACTCGCGCGGCCCGGGCTGGAAGATCACCGATGGCGTGAGACGCGCCGGATCGCTGGCGGCCGCTGCCGCATCAATCGACACCAGTGATCCCGCGGCGATCGACCCGTTCCCGGTGGTCCAGGGCTGCGACAATTGAATCACCATCTGATTGTCGACCAGCGCGACGAACCCTGCCTTGAGTGGAATCCCCAGTCGCGATGGCTTGCCGTTCCGCACGATGTAGAGTTCGGTCTCGAAGGTGCTCACCGTGCGCCCGATCACTTCGACGCGATTGCCGCTCCCGTCCCATGCAACGCCCGGCGACACGCCGTAGCCGCCATCCTTCGCCGTTCCGCGGAAGATCTCGGCCGCCTTGTCGAGCGGCTCCCCACGAGCGACTGCCTTCACGATGAAGGGATATCCCGACGAGGTCACGTCGCCCTTCGCCCACTCTCGCGAGACGAGGAGCGTGTCGGTGCCGAGCCAGTCGAAATTCTGCTTGCCGTGCGGCAGGACGAATCCGTTCGCAACGAAGGCGCGCGTCGCGAGGTCGAACTCGCGCGCGGTGATCGCATCCTCACCGCCGTCCGACAGCGAAATCATGCAGCGGCGCTGCACCGGCAGCGCGCAGTTGACCCCCTCCCAGACCCAGTTGGCGTGCTCCACTCTCGCCAGGGAATCGAGATCCAGGACGGTGGTCCATTGCGGATGCGGCGTGCGGTAACTCTCGAGCGTGGTGCGCCGCCAGAGCCCGCGGACATGTGCGCTGTCCTGCCAGAAGTTGTAGAGCGCGCCGCCGATGAAGTTGGCGGAGGGAATCCGGTCGGTCGCCTCGGCGATCTTGAGCGCATCCCGATAGAACCCGGCGAAATGCGGATCGCGTTCGAGAACCGCCGTGGTCTTGGCGTTTTCGGCGTTGACCCACGCCATCGAGCGGGCTCCGTGCTGGTCCTCGAGCCAGAGGAACGGATCGGACGAGGTGTCGGGTGTCGCCTGTGCGGCGGCATGATGGGTGGCGCAGAACGTCGCGACGGCGACAGCGAGTGTGAGCGAGCGACAACGCACCAGAAAGCCCCTGAGTGACGGTGTCGATAATCTACGCCGAATTCAGAGATCAGTGTCCGTGCTGCTCTCTGTATCGCCGCAAGGCCGTCAACCAGTGCTCGCGATGCTCCTCACTCCGACCGCAACGTCGTCAACCAGCGGTTGCGGTGCTGCTCATTCCGACCGCAACGCCGTGACCGGATCGAGCCGCGCCGCGCGCCGGGCCGGAAGCCACGCCGCCGCAACCGCCGTGACGAGCAGAATCGCGGCCGCCGCGGCGAGGGTCAGCGGGTCGGTGGGACTGACATCGAAAAGGACGCCGGCCATCACCCGCGCGAGGAGTACCGCGCCGACGATTCCCACCGCGACGCCGATCGCCGCATCGCTTACCGCGTGGCGAACTACCAGGCGCCGAACACTGGACGGCTTGGCGCCGAGGGCGAGGCGCACCCCGATCTCGCGAGTCCGCAGCGAGACGAGATACGCGATCACTCCGTAGATTCCGGTCGCGCCGATCGCCATCGCCACCACGGCGGCAACGCCAAGGAGCAGCAGGGTGAAGGAGGTGCGCGAGACCGTGGCGACGAGGAGCGTCTCCAGCGGGAGCATCCGATAGAGCGGCAACGCCGGCGCCATGCGTGTGACTGCCTCTCGTACCGGCACGGCGAGCCCAGCCGGATCGCCGCTGCCGCGCACCACGAAGACCAGGTCGCGTGGCGTCCATGGAGCGCCGGTGAAGGTCACCGTCGTCATCGGGATATACACCACGGCGCCAGCAGGCTGATCAAGCCCATCGTCGTGCACGCTGCCCACCACACCGACGATCGTCGACCACGGGTCGCCAGGGAACATCCTGATCCGCTTTCCCACCGCGCCACCACTCTTCCAGTACCGCGCGGCGAACGCCTCGCTGACGACGACTTCGCGGAGAACGGTGGTGCTGTCGGCGCCGGGAATCAGCGGCGCGAAGGTACGGCCGGCGATCATCGGGATCTTCATTGCGGCGAAATACCCGGGCGTGGCGAAGATCGTGTGGTGAATCCCCGGGAGCGTTCCCGGCTGCAGCGGCTGATCCTCGATGAAGACGGCGCTATCCTGCGGCGACGTGGCATCGAGCGGCAACCGCGTCGCGGCACCGGCTCCCTGGACGCTCGGCAACGCGGCGAGGGTATTGACCGTCTCCACGATCTCGCGAGCGGCGGCACTTGCCGACGGATAACTCGCCGTGGGGAGCGCCTGCCGGAAGGTCAGCGCATGCTGCGCATCAAAGCCGGGTTGAACGGCGCGCAGCCGCTCGAAGCTCCGCGCGAAGAGCCCCGCGGCGGAGAGGAGAAGAAGCGCCAGCGCGACCTGTGACACGACGAGCGCCCGCCGCGCGCGATGCCGTTGCCGGCCGCCGGAGGCCGACGGCGCGTTGGCGATCAGTGTCGCCGAGAGCGATTCCCTGTCGCCGCGGACCAGCGGAATCACGCTCACCACAAGTGCCGCGATCGCGACCACCACGACCGTGAAGACCACTGCGTACCAGTTGATCTGCACGTCGGCGAGACGCGGAATCGCGGCCGCGGCGTCGAGTGACTGCAGCAGCTGCACCCCGGCGCTGGCGAGAACCAGGCCGATCGCACCGCCGATCGCCGAGAGGACCAGCGCTTCAGCCAGCAATTCCCCAAGGAGCGCGCGGCGTCCGGCGCCGAGCGCGTTGCGGATCGCGAATTCTCGGGTCCGGCCGGCGGCGCGCGCGAGGAAGAGGTTGGCGACATTGGCGCACGCAACGAGGAGCAGAACGATCACCGCGCCGAACAGGATCCAGAGGACACGCGTCACGCTTCCAGTC includes these proteins:
- a CDS encoding PadR family transcriptional regulator; protein product: MPPRPTSRNELLAGTMDLLILQTLTLGRMHGYAIARHIERCSEELLRVEQGSLYPALERLQRKGWVKSAWGTSPTGRDARYYTITASGRKRLGQKISAFDDLALAISRVLGRA
- a CDS encoding ABC transporter permease codes for the protein MSLLDALRHRLRPLLRRHEFDREMDHEFRHHVGLQEQELTGTDDDPGARARAHFGSPAYYMEETRRMTPLRWLDPLAQDLRYGWRDLRRSPGFTLVAVLSLAIGIGANSAIFGLLYSLLLQPLPVSHPEQLVEIQHVGPDIPNDLFSYDEYRSLRQSAGFTGIGARAGTGSVPVVVGENRDYLDIDAVDGTFFSTVGVSPLHGRLITPDDENRRAAVVVISDKVWAALFNRAPAAIGGTITMHGNAFTVIGIVPESYQGLSSPEVFQAAVPMSALALVGGDPVETSGANSESLQVIGRIAGRRPAPGHGLTLLSIAHGIPSSKFDIPALFGRVLIELMGGAAIVLLAACANLGTLLLARGMARERDVAVRLSLGASRRRLVTQMLVESALLAIIGTLAGLVLADWALKLIAHRLPQEFSPIVSRFGLHINGQLLGFTAAISVASVLLFGVVPAWRATRTDLIAPLKEGSQLSRARRAGWLDRSLVVAQIVIALVLLNGAGLFVATLRNLRNVSGGFATTRSVSANLDARGTPYESSGLIAQADRLLARAALVPGVRSEAISALVPVYGGRRIGGAIDVEGYAPTPGESMAGWINPVTPGFFSTLGIPLRAGRDFSANDQGAGQQVAVVNEAFVHRYLRARNPIGAIVRSVGGTDTILREIVGVVGDARYLNLRQPAEAMIYVPLAQFGQIPQLGQIPKLDITVRTASDDRGVPAELRSAVLAETPDLRVDQPETMEATMNDALGRETSTAVLAALFGAVALILAAIGLYGVVSYRVARRVREIGVRMALGAAGGEVVWMVLREAVMLVLAGVIVGAPLAVGGSRAIGAELYGLAGESAFFIVGASVLLLCVAVAASAVPARRAAAVDPLVALRGE
- a CDS encoding ABC transporter permease: MFSVVRLAARRLRRTPSFTIAAALTLALGIGGAVAVFTVLDGVLLQPLPYPRASALVDLSHTLAVAGLTRVDQSDATYLLYRRDNHSFTDVGIYRTAAVNFLASAGAAGVAATPERVAATFATASTFHVLQSGALRGRALSDMDDRIGAAPVVVISRGLWERAFGGDPGIIGTQVMIDGVARTVVGVMPNNFRFPDAGVALWLPLALDAANTNSAAFDYRGIARLRSGTTIASATADLRRLLPQVPIAFPGRLTADGITSTHMVPAVQPLRDVMTGSVTRVLWILFGAVIVLLLVACANVANLFLARAAGRTREFAIRNALGAGRRALLGELLAEALVLSAIGGAIGLVLASAGVQLLQSLDAAAAIPRLADVQINWYAVVFTVVVVAIAALVVSVIPLVRGDRESLSATLIANAPSASGGRQRHRARRALVVSQVALALLLLSAAGLFARSFERLRAVQPGFDAQHALTFRQALPTASYPSASAAAREIVETVNTLAALPSVQGAGAATRLPLDATSPQDSAVFIEDQPLQPGTLPGIHHTIFATPGYFAAMKIPMIAGRTFAPLIPGADSTTVLREVVVSEAFAARYWKSGGAVGKRIRMFPGDPWSTIVGVVGSVHDDGLDQPAGAVVYIPMTTVTFTGAPWTPRDLVFVVRGSGDPAGLAVPVREAVTRMAPALPLYRMLPLETLLVATVSRTSFTLLLLGVAAVVAMAIGATGIYGVIAYLVSLRTREIGVRLALGAKPSSVRRLVVRHAVSDAAIGVAVGIVGAVLLARVMAGVLFDVSPTDPLTLAAAAAILLVTAVAAAWLPARRAARLDPVTALRSE
- a CDS encoding prolyl oligopeptidase family serine peptidase, whose translation is MRCRSLTLAVAVATFCATHHAAAQATPDTSSDPFLWLEDQHGARSMAWVNAENAKTTAVLERDPHFAGFYRDALKIAEATDRIPSANFIGGALYNFWQDSAHVRGLWRRTTLESYRTPHPQWTTVLDLDSLARVEHANWVWEGVNCALPVQRRCMISLSDGGEDAITAREFDLATRAFVANGFVLPHGKQNFDWLGTDTLLVSREWAKGDVTSSGYPFIVKAVARGEPLDKAAEIFRGTAKDGGYGVSPGVAWDGSGNRVEVIGRTVSTFETELYIVRNGKPSRLGIPLKAGFVALVDNQMVIQLSQPWTTGNGSIAAGSLVSIDAAAAASDPARLTPSVIFQPGPRESVNGVTATKHHLIAAIYQNVRGRVFAFTHAAGKWTRQRLPFPDNLATDIGSADVRSDNAFVGVTGFLTPTSVWEVNAARGTASSLKTSPARFDASHDTVDQFEATSKDGTKVPYFVVHPKGMKLDGTNPTVLNAYGGFEISMTPYYSAGIGKLWLEHGGVFVLANIRGGGEFGPAWHEAGLTTHREVIYDDFAAVGRDLIARQITSTPHLGIMGGSNGGLLMGVEFTEHPDLWGAVDIQIPLLDMLRFEQIDAGESWVGEYGSVSNPVQRAFLASISPYQNLRRGVKYPTPLIWTTTKDDRVGPQHARKFAAKMASFGDPYFFYEVTEGGHGSGANLKEEAHTNALEYTYFASRLMR